A genomic stretch from Dissulfuribacter thermophilus includes:
- the tgt gene encoding tRNA guanosine(34) transglycosylase Tgt has translation MPDSFKILHSSKDGPYRTGILNLFHGQVKTPCFMPVGTLATVKAVSPDELKEAGVGFILSNAYHLYLRPGHELIRDLGGLHSFMNWDRPILTDSGGFQVYSLASMRKITEDGVVFQSHLDGSYHKFTPEKVIAIQEALGSDVMMCLDWCTGYPVERQEVEKAVEITTLWAKRSIEARERRELRLFGIIQGGMHKDLRRRSANELLCLDFDGYAIGGLSVGESQDIMLEMIEEVVPIVPRSYPLYLMGVGTPEDIVEAVHRGVDMFDCVLPTRNARNGMAFTRFGNLNIKNAAFERDSSPLDPECSCYTCSRFSRAYLRHLYKSRELLVYRLLTIHNIFYYMELMNSIRQSIEKDTFMDFKKRFYEQRANKK, from the coding sequence ATGCCCGATTCCTTTAAAATCCTCCATAGTAGTAAGGACGGTCCTTATCGGACAGGGATTCTCAATCTATTTCACGGTCAAGTAAAGACCCCTTGTTTTATGCCAGTTGGTACTCTTGCCACAGTAAAGGCAGTGAGTCCTGACGAATTAAAAGAGGCAGGGGTAGGGTTCATCTTATCTAATGCATATCATCTGTATCTCAGGCCAGGTCATGAGCTCATAAGAGATCTAGGCGGGCTTCACTCGTTTATGAATTGGGATCGCCCAATTCTTACTGACTCTGGAGGCTTTCAGGTCTATAGCCTGGCGTCCATGAGGAAAATTACAGAAGATGGGGTGGTTTTTCAGTCACATTTGGATGGCTCATATCATAAGTTTACACCTGAAAAGGTGATTGCCATCCAAGAGGCATTGGGCTCTGATGTCATGATGTGCCTTGATTGGTGTACTGGTTATCCTGTGGAACGACAGGAGGTTGAAAAGGCTGTTGAGATAACCACCCTTTGGGCTAAACGTTCCATAGAGGCCAGGGAGAGAAGAGAGCTCAGGCTCTTTGGGATCATCCAGGGAGGCATGCACAAAGACCTCAGAAGAAGGAGTGCTAATGAACTCCTCTGCCTTGATTTTGATGGTTATGCAATCGGTGGATTAAGTGTAGGTGAATCTCAGGATATCATGTTGGAAATGATAGAAGAGGTGGTACCAATTGTCCCTCGTTCTTATCCTTTGTATCTAATGGGTGTTGGGACCCCAGAAGATATTGTAGAGGCAGTACATCGAGGCGTTGACATGTTTGATTGCGTTCTTCCAACAAGAAATGCGCGAAATGGTATGGCATTTACCCGTTTTGGAAATTTAAATATAAAGAATGCCGCTTTTGAAAGGGATTCATCGCCCCTTGATCCAGAGTGTTCTTGCTATACCTGCAGTAGATTTTCAAGGGCCTATCTCAGACACCTTTATAAGTCCAGGGAACTTTTGGTATATAGGCTACTTACTATTCATAACATCTTCTACTATATGGAACTTATGAATTCTATTAGGCAGAGTATAGAAAAAGACACTTTTATGGATTTTAAAAAGAGGTTTTATGAGCAGAGGGCAAACAAAAAATAA
- the yajC gene encoding preprotein translocase subunit YajC, translating into MDFHLIQEAFAMAPPQNGQGGGNPLVAFLPLIIIFGIFYFLLIRPQQKRAKEHQNFLANLKKGDEVVTNGGVIGKIVGLTEDVVTLEIAEKVRVKVLRNSIAGSVTAKN; encoded by the coding sequence ATGGACTTCCACTTGATTCAAGAGGCTTTTGCAATGGCCCCCCCACAAAATGGCCAGGGCGGGGGAAATCCTTTAGTTGCCTTTTTACCCCTTATTATCATTTTTGGAATATTTTACTTTCTCCTTATCAGGCCCCAGCAAAAACGGGCTAAAGAACACCAGAATTTTCTTGCCAACCTTAAAAAAGGCGATGAAGTGGTCACAAACGGTGGAGTCATTGGAAAGATCGTAGGTTTAACAGAAGATGTTGTTACATTAGAAATAGCAGAAAAGGTGCGCGTCAAGGTGCTTCGTAATTCAATAGCTGGTAGTGTGACAGCCAAAAATTAA
- a CDS encoding retropepsin-like aspartic protease family protein has protein sequence MGVIREMRNAGISKLSFVILTLITSLFIPFLKAYGVTCSTENGLLFVSPSEIVFYISIEDSKDPTPVTLNIDGQLFSGNGTTTTLCWTAVSSTDWIEFQGLDSRIVSGQGQGGSLQVTVDISKLPFDQMAYLGGTSTSYEGNITISSNLVKTEALGGTGIIEERTIPVKVYVNSLRIVKEENLSTSQSLSLPIYIPVSKNIRGALYVLLEHTRLLPDQVLAYRVDSNNEARYDLFSDRGHLTDEAGDLFFAPDIQNVPVMVPYSLDDTFPPMPYQSFNLPSADANSSLSNVKGYIPVNIGEGLKLKGLEGDLIVRALVGDPKNIKNWRLWKELLYEVVHISPITGTWVVTEEFNGKNYSYIKEDGTAYPLVLTEGNGSLEGRWLMPDTTIHLSVQYLDRPQGGYEIYFQEPSNLFGLVEYLYTIETIEGSGYIEGTWQYRIVGDSNWSIPQKFSAIRQEVVIPLNKDCNCYLVDGKVNGYPIQFIVDTGASTVLLSSADAQNMGVDLSDTSRCVPGSVTGVGGQVSAVFCMVDIELGGWLLKRNVWAGFSDTWSGPGLLGMTFLDTIHVSKGSDGTLILAP, from the coding sequence ATGGGGGTCATAAGAGAAATGAGGAATGCGGGCATTTCTAAATTAAGTTTCGTTATTCTTACCCTTATAACATCTTTGTTTATCCCATTCTTAAAGGCCTATGGTGTGACTTGCAGCACAGAAAATGGCCTTCTTTTTGTGTCCCCTAGTGAGATCGTTTTTTACATAAGTATTGAAGATTCCAAGGATCCTACCCCCGTTACCCTGAATATTGATGGCCAGTTATTTTCAGGAAATGGAACCACTACGACTTTATGTTGGACTGCTGTTTCGAGTACAGATTGGATCGAATTCCAAGGCCTCGACAGTCGAATCGTGAGTGGCCAGGGACAGGGAGGCAGTCTTCAGGTAACAGTGGATATTTCCAAATTGCCTTTTGACCAGATGGCTTATTTAGGGGGAACCTCTACTAGCTATGAAGGAAATATAACCATTTCCAGTAACCTCGTAAAAACCGAAGCCTTGGGTGGAACAGGGATTATTGAAGAAAGGACTATCCCTGTAAAGGTGTATGTGAATAGTCTCAGAATTGTAAAGGAAGAAAACCTTTCAACCTCTCAATCGCTTTCACTACCAATATATATTCCGGTTTCAAAAAATATTCGTGGAGCCCTTTATGTATTACTGGAACATACAAGACTTCTGCCTGATCAGGTGCTTGCATATCGTGTTGATTCAAATAATGAGGCAAGGTATGACCTCTTTAGTGATAGGGGGCATCTCACAGATGAGGCCGGAGATCTATTTTTTGCCCCAGACATTCAAAATGTCCCAGTGATGGTACCTTATAGTTTAGATGACACATTTCCCCCCATGCCATATCAATCTTTTAATTTGCCATCAGCCGATGCCAATTCCTCTTTGAGCAATGTTAAAGGCTATATCCCCGTAAATATTGGTGAAGGATTAAAACTTAAGGGGCTAGAGGGTGACTTGATTGTGCGCGCTCTAGTAGGAGATCCAAAGAATATTAAAAATTGGAGACTCTGGAAAGAGCTCCTTTATGAAGTGGTCCATATTTCGCCAATAACAGGTACTTGGGTTGTCACCGAAGAATTTAATGGAAAGAACTACTCGTACATAAAAGAAGACGGGACAGCGTATCCTTTGGTCCTTACAGAGGGCAATGGATCGTTGGAAGGCAGGTGGCTCATGCCAGATACGACCATCCATCTTAGTGTGCAATATCTGGATAGGCCTCAAGGTGGTTATGAGATATATTTTCAAGAACCAAGCAATTTATTTGGTCTAGTAGAATACCTTTATACAATCGAAACTATTGAAGGGTCCGGATACATTGAAGGCACCTGGCAGTATAGGATAGTAGGAGACTCTAACTGGTCAATACCACAAAAATTTTCAGCAATTCGTCAAGAGGTAGTGATACCCCTCAATAAAGATTGCAATTGTTATTTAGTAGATGGCAAGGTGAATGGCTATCCCATACAGTTCATAGTGGATACTGGAGCATCTACGGTATTGTTAAGTTCAGCCGATGCCCAAAATATGGGAGTGGATTTGAGTGATACCAGTCGGTGTGTGCCTGGTTCAGTTACTGGTGTTGGAGGTCAGGTAAGTGCCGTGTTTTGTATGGTGGATATAGAGCTGGGAGGATGGCTACTGAAGCGCAATGTGTGGGCTGGTTTTTCTGATACCTGGTCTGGCCCTGGGCTTTTGGGGATGACTTTTTTGGATACTATTCATGTTTCAAAAGGTTCTGATGGAACTCTAATTTTAGCCCCATGA
- a CDS encoding NAD-dependent epimerase, whose translation MFDYKKVLVTGAAGFIGYHLSKRLLEKGKEVVGIDNLNPYYDPSIKEARLKLLQQNSGFKFYKMDMKEREAMHELFKNEGFDCVVNLAAQAGVRHSLKDPHSYVDTNLMGFLNILEGCRHFDVKHLVFASSSSVYGANTKMPFSVHHNVDHPVSLYAATKKSNELMAHCYSHLYGIPATGLRFFTVYGPWGRPDMALFLFTKAILEDRPIDVFNHGNMQRDFTYIDDIVEGVVRVMAKIPEPNPTWSGDNPDPGSSYCPYKIYNIGNNEPVSLMRFIEIIEDAIGKKAKKNLLPMQPGDVPATYADIEDLKRDVGFEPKTTLEEGIPKFVSWYREYFKC comes from the coding sequence ATGTTTGACTACAAAAAGGTATTGGTTACAGGAGCTGCTGGATTTATTGGATATCACTTATCTAAAAGGCTCTTAGAAAAGGGAAAAGAAGTGGTGGGGATAGACAACTTGAACCCTTATTATGATCCATCCATCAAAGAAGCTAGATTAAAATTGTTGCAGCAAAATAGTGGCTTCAAGTTTTACAAGATGGACATGAAAGAAAGAGAGGCCATGCACGAGCTCTTTAAGAATGAGGGATTTGACTGCGTGGTTAACCTTGCAGCCCAGGCCGGTGTTAGACACAGTCTAAAAGACCCTCATTCATACGTGGATACGAACCTAATGGGTTTTTTAAATATCTTAGAGGGGTGCAGACATTTTGATGTAAAGCACCTGGTATTTGCAAGTTCAAGCTCTGTTTACGGTGCAAATACCAAAATGCCCTTTTCAGTTCACCACAATGTAGATCATCCGGTATCTCTTTATGCCGCCACAAAAAAATCAAACGAGCTTATGGCCCATTGTTATAGCCACCTTTACGGCATTCCAGCGACTGGACTCAGATTTTTCACTGTCTATGGCCCATGGGGAAGACCTGACATGGCTCTGTTTCTCTTCACAAAGGCTATCTTGGAAGACCGTCCCATAGATGTCTTTAACCACGGCAATATGCAAAGGGATTTTACCTATATAGACGACATAGTAGAAGGGGTGGTTAGGGTAATGGCAAAAATCCCTGAACCCAATCCTACATGGAGTGGTGATAACCCTGATCCTGGATCAAGTTATTGCCCATACAAGATCTACAACATTGGCAATAACGAACCTGTATCTCTCATGAGGTTCATTGAAATAATAGAAGACGCCATTGGGAAAAAGGCCAAAAAGAATCTTCTCCCCATGCAGCCAGGGGATGTCCCAGCTACTTATGCAGACATCGAAGACCTAAAACGTGATGTTGGCTTTGAACCTAAAACCACACTTGAAGAGGGAATTCCTAAGTTTGTGAGTTGGTACAGAGAATATTTTAAGTGTTGA
- the glmS gene encoding glutamine--fructose-6-phosphate transaminase (isomerizing), whose translation MCGIVGYIGTRRCIPVLMEGLKRLEYRGYDSAGIAWLEDDEISLVKAKGKLLALDRKLDGVRDTKSFVGLGHTRWATHGEPSEDNAHPHMDCKRQLVVVHNGIIENYYSLKKQLEKEGHNFLSDTDTEVLAHLIEKYLNGDILAAVKRALQDVEGAYALGVLWKGQPDTIVAARKQSPLVLGITEDEAFMASDIPALLPYTNNLIFIDDYEVAVLKKGDLLIYDLREDKIVDKTPQEIKWDASMAEKAGYKHFMLKEIYEQPQAILNTLRGRVLPEEGEVIFEESGITQDLIKKTKMVNLVACGTSWHAGLVAKYWIEKWVRIPVQVDLASEFRYRDLLVDDSWLTIPISQSGETADTLAGLRIAKDHGSTVISICNVVGSTITRESDGTIYTHAGPEIGVASTKAFTSQLAALYLLGLFMAKARGTLDQKAIKEKIDVMLEVPGLIEEELKAWHNRAKDLSCEFSQYPNFLYLGRGLHFPVALEGALKLKEISYIHAEGYAAGEMKHGPIALIDKNMPVVCLAPQDHVYEKLLSNIEEVRSRRGIVISLGEKGDEKLKKLSKELIEVPKVDDRDVNPFLYTIPLQLLAYEIAVQRGCDVDQPRNLAKSVTVE comes from the coding sequence ATGTGTGGAATAGTTGGATACATAGGTACAAGACGGTGCATTCCTGTGTTAATGGAGGGCCTAAAAAGGCTTGAGTACAGAGGATATGACAGCGCAGGAATTGCATGGCTTGAAGATGACGAGATCTCCCTAGTCAAGGCAAAGGGAAAGTTACTGGCCCTCGACAGAAAACTCGATGGCGTAAGAGACACAAAGAGTTTTGTCGGGCTTGGTCACACCCGATGGGCAACACACGGAGAACCAAGCGAAGACAATGCCCATCCTCATATGGACTGTAAAAGGCAGCTTGTAGTTGTCCACAATGGAATCATAGAGAATTATTATTCACTCAAAAAACAGCTTGAAAAAGAAGGACACAATTTTTTATCAGATACAGACACAGAGGTCCTTGCCCACCTCATTGAGAAATATCTGAATGGCGACATCCTCGCTGCTGTAAAAAGGGCACTCCAAGATGTTGAAGGGGCTTACGCCCTAGGAGTGCTATGGAAGGGGCAGCCAGACACAATAGTTGCAGCGAGGAAACAAAGCCCTCTCGTCCTGGGTATAACAGAAGATGAAGCCTTTATGGCATCAGACATCCCAGCATTACTACCCTACACCAATAATCTCATATTTATCGATGATTATGAGGTGGCTGTCCTCAAAAAAGGGGATCTCCTCATCTATGATCTTAGAGAAGACAAAATAGTTGACAAGACTCCCCAGGAAATCAAGTGGGATGCTTCAATGGCAGAAAAGGCCGGCTATAAGCACTTCATGCTAAAGGAGATCTACGAACAACCCCAAGCTATTTTGAACACCCTTAGGGGTAGGGTCCTGCCTGAAGAAGGCGAAGTCATCTTCGAAGAGTCTGGGATCACCCAGGATCTAATAAAAAAGACCAAAATGGTAAACCTTGTTGCATGTGGGACATCCTGGCATGCAGGACTTGTGGCAAAGTATTGGATAGAAAAATGGGTTAGGATTCCTGTTCAAGTGGATCTTGCATCTGAATTCAGATATAGAGATCTTTTAGTCGATGACAGCTGGCTCACTATCCCAATATCCCAATCTGGGGAGACAGCAGACACCCTTGCAGGGCTGAGGATTGCAAAGGACCATGGGAGCACCGTTATTTCCATATGCAATGTAGTTGGAAGTACCATTACAAGGGAATCGGACGGAACAATATACACCCATGCAGGCCCTGAGATAGGAGTGGCCTCAACAAAGGCGTTTACTAGCCAGCTTGCAGCCCTTTATCTTTTGGGGCTTTTTATGGCAAAGGCTAGGGGGACTCTCGACCAAAAAGCCATAAAAGAGAAAATTGATGTAATGCTTGAAGTCCCTGGACTAATAGAAGAGGAACTAAAGGCATGGCACAATCGGGCTAAAGATCTTTCTTGTGAATTTTCGCAGTACCCAAATTTTCTTTATCTTGGCAGAGGTCTCCATTTCCCCGTAGCCCTTGAAGGCGCTCTCAAATTAAAAGAAATATCCTATATTCATGCAGAGGGCTATGCTGCCGGAGAGATGAAACATGGTCCCATTGCACTCATAGACAAAAACATGCCTGTGGTATGCCTTGCTCCACAAGACCATGTCTATGAAAAACTCCTCAGCAATATAGAAGAAGTCCGATCCAGACGCGGCATAGTTATAAGTTTAGGGGAAAAAGGGGATGAAAAACTCAAAAAACTATCCAAGGAATTAATTGAGGTCCCGAAGGTTGATGACAGGGACGTTAATCCATTTTTGTATACAATCCCCTTACAATTACTTGCGTACGAAATCGCTGTTCAAAGGGGTTGCGACGTTGACCAACCCAGAAATCTCGCTAAAAGCGTTACAGTAGAATAG
- a CDS encoding HNH endonuclease → MEKKNFTFIPVVSEEFIKAERQKAKALKKTRWWRKKVSSGKCYYCGRVFPPSELTIDHVVPIIRGGRSEKNNLVPACKECNAKKKHQLGFEFQFKMDGGGD, encoded by the coding sequence ATGGAGAAGAAAAACTTTACCTTTATTCCAGTAGTATCTGAAGAATTTATCAAGGCAGAACGCCAGAAGGCAAAGGCCTTGAAAAAGACGAGATGGTGGAGAAAAAAGGTCTCTTCAGGCAAGTGCTACTATTGCGGACGGGTATTTCCGCCCTCTGAACTTACTATAGACCATGTAGTCCCCATAATTCGAGGAGGCAGATCAGAAAAAAATAACCTCGTCCCAGCCTGCAAAGAGTGCAATGCAAAGAAAAAACACCAACTGGGTTTTGAATTCCAATTTAAAATGGATGGAGGGGGAGATTAA
- a CDS encoding HDOD domain-containing protein has translation MSIQSATNNNDETVNFLKKRKKVLSVAPVQSFPALPSTVRTVLVLCGSLSSDANEIQRAVKSDFGMTLNLLKAINSAFYSVDKVPVMSILHAIVLLGMDVVARIVLDMPRAKVNALKGSSKDIPNWLILCARQVFSAHLGEAFAKYTDHDPEEVFYCSLFKNLGEVILSYSMEDSYQEYLRLLEEKRSWYAASRAVFGITFDEFTFYLMKKWNLPRRLADILEVKKKARSVQILNRRNPIYLSVLVNELMDFASKKDLKALKYQEAKRVQLKKILNLSENHMGLILRKELDKINRSSPVYYEVLESIGLIQNLLV, from the coding sequence ATGTCTATTCAATCTGCAACCAATAATAACGATGAAACTGTAAATTTCTTAAAAAAGCGGAAAAAAGTACTTTCTGTAGCACCTGTCCAATCCTTCCCTGCCCTCCCCTCTACAGTCAGGACAGTGTTGGTACTGTGTGGCTCGCTTTCAAGTGATGCCAATGAGATCCAGCGTGCTGTAAAGTCAGATTTCGGAATGACCTTAAATCTTTTAAAGGCTATAAATTCTGCCTTTTATTCTGTGGATAAGGTCCCTGTGATGTCTATACTACATGCAATAGTACTCCTGGGCATGGACGTAGTGGCCAGGATTGTATTGGATATGCCCCGGGCAAAAGTTAATGCGCTAAAGGGCTCTTCAAAAGACATCCCTAACTGGCTAATACTTTGCGCCCGACAGGTGTTTTCTGCACATCTTGGAGAGGCGTTTGCAAAATACACTGATCATGACCCAGAGGAGGTTTTCTACTGTAGTCTCTTTAAAAATCTTGGAGAGGTCATCCTTTCATACTCTATGGAGGACTCATACCAAGAATACTTGAGGCTATTAGAGGAGAAAAGGAGCTGGTACGCAGCCTCAAGGGCAGTATTTGGTATTACCTTTGATGAATTCACCTTTTATCTTATGAAAAAATGGAATTTACCCAGGCGACTTGCGGATATTTTAGAGGTGAAGAAAAAAGCTCGAAGTGTGCAGATTCTAAACAGGAGAAATCCTATATATTTATCTGTTTTGGTGAATGAATTGATGGATTTTGCTTCAAAAAAAGATTTAAAGGCATTAAAATATCAAGAGGCAAAGAGGGTACAACTTAAAAAGATTCTCAACTTGTCGGAAAATCATATGGGTTTGATCCTCCGTAAAGAGTTAGATAAAATTAATAGATCTTCACCAGTTTATTATGAAGTACTTGAGTCTATAGGTCTTATTCAAAATCTTTTAGTCTAA
- a CDS encoding TolC family protein, whose product MRKIILCCFIFFYFLSFIGLIWPDVGHCGDRLSLEAALRHSLEDNPEVKAVLAELEGAQAKRIQARSAFFPKIDIEEDFLRTNNPVLVFMEKLDQELFGQEDFRIDRLNDPAPRSDWAMKLILTQPIFNRGKEIIGNELAKKAEEIIREKKRAIQERVAFETERAYLLAILATQKRVVLEKAIGTAKEGLEIAKKRYRSGKALKSDVLSSEARLMRLKQDLALAKSNEKVAMADLNRIMAQPQSIQWELDNRMLDQISDVPELETWLKKAKGRRPEILISKKMVDVAAIHKRGAKLNFLPSINLQGNYEFHGEDPLASSGESWSIMAKASFNIFNGLSDRGRLLEASADLLRAEAQRDKAVMHTEFEVRGAYYEFLASTEAVVAAQAEVERAQEALRILRSRYAQGFALMVEVLGAEDALKKSELRLAEAKYRTRLSYLKLRLFSGTVLSHR is encoded by the coding sequence ATGAGAAAAATAATTTTGTGCTGTTTCATATTTTTTTATTTTCTTTCTTTTATTGGGCTAATATGGCCGGATGTTGGCCACTGTGGAGACAGGCTTAGTCTCGAAGCGGCATTGAGGCATTCTCTAGAGGACAATCCAGAGGTCAAGGCAGTTTTGGCTGAACTTGAGGGGGCTCAGGCCAAGAGGATTCAGGCAAGGAGCGCATTTTTTCCTAAAATTGACATAGAAGAGGATTTTTTGAGGACTAATAACCCAGTATTGGTATTCATGGAGAAATTGGATCAGGAGCTCTTTGGCCAAGAAGACTTTAGGATCGATAGACTCAATGACCCAGCCCCCAGATCAGACTGGGCAATGAAACTCATTTTGACTCAGCCAATATTTAATAGAGGAAAGGAAATTATTGGAAACGAGCTGGCCAAAAAAGCAGAAGAGATCATTAGAGAAAAAAAGAGGGCCATACAAGAACGTGTGGCTTTTGAGACGGAAAGAGCATACCTTCTAGCGATCTTAGCAACCCAAAAAAGAGTTGTGTTAGAAAAGGCCATTGGAACAGCGAAAGAAGGGCTTGAGATTGCAAAAAAACGCTATCGCTCGGGAAAGGCGCTAAAATCTGATGTTTTGTCTTCAGAGGCAAGGCTCATGCGCCTAAAACAGGATTTGGCGCTGGCAAAGAGCAATGAGAAGGTGGCAATGGCTGACCTAAATAGAATAATGGCCCAACCTCAGTCCATCCAATGGGAGCTCGATAATAGGATGTTAGACCAAATATCGGATGTCCCTGAGTTGGAGACTTGGCTAAAAAAGGCCAAGGGTAGGAGGCCTGAAATACTCATTTCAAAAAAGATGGTGGATGTGGCGGCAATTCACAAAAGGGGCGCAAAGTTAAACTTCCTTCCTTCTATTAATCTACAGGGCAATTACGAATTCCACGGCGAGGACCCATTGGCCAGCAGTGGCGAATCATGGTCCATAATGGCAAAGGCTTCCTTCAATATCTTTAATGGCTTAAGTGACAGGGGGAGGTTGCTTGAGGCAAGTGCAGATCTTTTGAGGGCAGAGGCCCAGAGGGATAAGGCTGTGATGCATACAGAATTTGAGGTGAGAGGGGCCTATTATGAGTTTTTGGCCTCAACTGAGGCTGTAGTTGCAGCTCAGGCTGAAGTGGAACGTGCCCAAGAGGCACTGAGGATTTTGAGGAGTCGATATGCTCAGGGGTTTGCGCTTATGGTTGAGGTCCTTGGCGCTGAGGATGCCCTGAAGAAGTCAGAGCTCAGGCTTGCTGAGGCCAAGTATAGGACAAGGCTATCGTATTTAAAGCTTAGACTCTTTTCCGGAACAGTGCTGAGTCATAGGTAA
- a CDS encoding biotin/lipoyl-binding protein has translation MKNIVIYTLGLFLSLGLISCSQKEEAKRVPLAPKKVKADTILLEDVALPVYSSFSGVVEPKVRVNLSAKIPAYVKVVGVEEGDFVEKGDLLVRLDDTEIRSKINGLVEQKKALQKDKAALESDYSYAKALRSF, from the coding sequence ATGAAAAATATCGTCATATATACGCTGGGGCTTTTTTTATCTTTAGGTTTGATCTCTTGTTCACAAAAAGAGGAGGCCAAAAGGGTGCCTCTTGCCCCTAAAAAGGTCAAGGCAGACACAATCTTATTAGAAGATGTGGCGCTTCCTGTTTATTCAAGTTTTTCTGGGGTTGTGGAGCCCAAGGTCAGGGTGAATCTATCTGCCAAGATTCCAGCCTATGTCAAGGTGGTTGGTGTAGAGGAAGGAGATTTTGTAGAAAAAGGGGATCTTCTTGTAAGGCTAGATGATACCGAGATACGCTCCAAGATTAATGGGCTTGTTGAGCAAAAGAAGGCGCTTCAAAAGGATAAGGCCGCACTTGAATCCGATTATTCCTATGCCAAGGCACTACGATCGTTTTAA
- a CDS encoding efflux RND transporter periplasmic adaptor subunit — translation MNPIIPMPRHYDRFKRLFNEEAATKDEFDRAKADYLAVKNRLSAFDARIKAVDEEIKALNNELRYLVIKSPVSGWVTKRTVDPGSFVGPGAHLFDIDSKEEGFWFVASLNESLLNKVREGDEVFLSIEQAAGLKVLRISRVIPKVDVHTHTFKVKLDLPGNNLKSGMYGKIWIRTGEKKGLIVPLEAVVKRGGIKGVYVVDKDGQIHWRVVTVGELYLRGSKGLFPWSEELEPSGNQFEQVALISSGIVPGAKIIVSNLFEVREGMSLE, via the coding sequence TTGAATCCGATTATTCCTATGCCAAGGCACTACGATCGTTTTAAACGGTTATTCAATGAAGAGGCTGCCACAAAAGATGAATTTGATAGGGCAAAGGCAGATTATCTTGCTGTAAAAAACAGGTTGAGTGCCTTTGATGCACGTATAAAGGCAGTCGATGAGGAGATTAAGGCCCTGAATAATGAACTTCGCTACCTTGTAATAAAAAGTCCTGTTTCAGGTTGGGTGACGAAGAGAACCGTAGATCCAGGAAGTTTTGTAGGTCCAGGTGCCCACCTTTTTGATATTGATTCCAAGGAAGAAGGATTTTGGTTTGTTGCCTCACTTAATGAGTCGCTTCTAAACAAAGTTCGCGAAGGAGATGAGGTTTTTTTAAGCATTGAACAGGCTGCTGGGCTTAAAGTCTTAAGGATTAGCCGTGTGATACCAAAGGTAGACGTCCATACCCATACCTTTAAGGTCAAATTAGATTTACCAGGCAATAATTTAAAGAGCGGCATGTATGGCAAGATTTGGATAAGAACAGGAGAGAAAAAGGGGCTGATTGTGCCACTTGAGGCAGTTGTCAAAAGAGGCGGTATAAAAGGCGTTTATGTAGTAGACAAAGATGGGCAAATACATTGGCGTGTCGTTACTGTAGGGGAACTGTATCTAAGAGGGTCAAAAGGGCTATTCCCATGGTCAGAGGAGCTTGAGCCCAGTGGAAACCAATTTGAACAGGTGGCGTTGATCTCCAGTGGCATAGTCCCTGGTGCAAAGATCATCGTTTCAAATCTCTTTGAAGTAAGGGAGGGAATGAGCCTTGAATAG